CGTTCTCGTCTGAGCGATATTGATCGCCGGGGTGCGAAACCCGGTGACGCACCGGCCGCGAAACGACACCCTTAAGCGGCAGACGGCCATCGGTTCACGTGTGGGACCGTGGGGTAGTGGTATCCTCTGCGGATGGGGTCCGTAGGACCCGAGTTCAATTCTCGGCGGTCCCACTCGAAATTCTCTAAGTGTTCAACTCTTAGCGGCTCGTACCCCTGAGACGGCCGAAAAATCAATTCTCGGTTTCGGTATATTACCACGTAGTCGACAGACTACCGGGAGGTGGTCAGCGTGACGGTCGCTCCGTGGCCGTCAGTCGACCGCTCGACGTGCAAGCATTGTGGAGCCCACGTCACCGACCGGTTCCGCCGTGTCTTCGGTGACGACGGCGATCGTGCCCATCGGTGTGGCGACTGCGATACCTACGCTCGACTGAGCCGCGGCTCCGCTGCTGGCGTCGATGTATCGATCCCCGATCCGGAAACGTCGCCCGGCCGTCACGGAGGTGAGGCCGATGCGTGACGGGTTCGTTCCTGCGAGTCACCTGTACGATGTCAAGAGTCGGACGCCCATCGCCCATCCGGCCCATCAAGCAACCGATGAGGACGTTCGTCGCGCCCTCAAGGATCAGGAAGTGCGGGCCAACGGTGGCCGGTCCTCGAGCGAGACTGAACGATTAAGTGGTATCGAGAATCCGTTCCGCAATAATGACCAGTCTATAAAGGAGACATGTTGCGGCCAATCCGATCCCCATCCAGAACCATGTCACGAAGGTCCCTCCCTCGTTCGTCATGGCGACGCCAACGACTCCAATAGTCGTGAAAATGGCAATTATTCCAAAGGTTGTCTCCCCTATTTCGGAATCTTTCTCGGAGGACATAGTGAGCGTTCTCTAATTAGATGCCGTAAATGTTGGGAAAAATCTACGCCTGTACTCGAAGCCAGTTGCCATTCACTTCAGTCAGGCACTGACCGAACAGATGGTGGTTCGCGATGAGCCGGCTCATCGAATCCGACGAGTGCGAGCGGTGCGGTGATTGCGTCGACGCACTTCGCCGGCTCTGTCCCGACTGTACGCGCGCCGTTCGGAACGCGCGGGAGGGGCCGTTATGAGTTCTCGAGCGTCGGAACTCGAGAGTTCGAAGGCCAGCGGCGACGCCATCGAGGCCGAAATCGTCCAGACCGTCGACGAACTCGAGTACGTCAGCGATCACACTGCCACGTGGCACGACGCCCGGACGACAACTGTCCTCGAGGCGAGTCGGTCGCTGCCGTTCTACGGAATCGTGCTCGCCGAGCCGGCGGTTCCAGTCGAGATCAAAGGCTGCCAGATCGAAACGAGCAACGGCAGTCGGTCGACTCGCGGGCGGTTCTACGTCAAACGAGCGGCTCACGAGCAACTGCTCGAGGCGGGCGGGATGTACCTGTTCGTGGTGTATCTCCCACGGCCGGGGTTGCCGCAGGTCGCCCGCGCGATCGTGCCGGCGACGCTCATCGACGAGTTGCTCGCCGGTCGGTGGTACGAGGTCGGCGGCTCGCGCTCGGAACAGGAGGTCGCGAAACTCGCGTGGTCGCACGTGATCGATCCCGCGGGCGTCGATCCGTCGGTGACCGCGGAGGGATCACGATGAGCGTCGATGCCGAGCGCGACGACCGTGACCTCGAGGCTGAATTAGCGAGTCCGGTAGCGGGTCAGTTTGGCATCCCCGTCGACGCTGTCTGCGTGGGCTGTGGGCGGACGCGCGTCAAGCGCGCGACTCTCGAGGCGATGGACCAAGATCCCGGAGCCGAACCCCGACGCTCGAGCTCGTCAACGGGATCAACTGAGCGAGACCGCTGGAACCCGATCCTCGAGTCGGACCCTTGGATACTCGAGACTACATACGCGGAGACCTCGATGCTTACACTCCTCCATCGGCGACGGGTCATGATGTGCATAGAATTGAGGACAGTCCAGTCGGTTCCACCGTGATCACGTCCACTGCGCCTCCCGTTCATAAGGGACCGACCGTTGTTCACTTTCGAGTGACGTGAATCACCCCCGGTTCATACCGTCCCTGAAACCATAACCAAGCGAACCAATCTGAAATTCATTCACGAACGCAATGCAAACTCGACCGCGCGAACGCGGTCATAGCCGAAGACGAGTACGACGACCCACCGATGTCCGTCGTGATTGATGCAGCGTTGACGCACTTTCTTGAATCGAAGGAGACCATTGACGATGCTCGCGGTGAGATCGATCCTGAGCCAATCCAAAAAATATCGAACACTTCAGTAATAGGGCACCGATACCGGACATCCGTTGAAAGCCGAGGGAAATGAGCGTATCTAAACAGCTACCGATTGGATTCACTGCATTATGCTTCCAACAATTGGTGACTAGCAATTTTTCGCGATAGACTCGGGGACTGGATTGATCTCGCCAGTGTTCTGGCAGCGCAAATAAAAATAAACGGCTGAACGCGGTTAGTTAGGCTTCCCAGGTCGCGATGACCTGCAGTTCGTTGCCGACCTCGCCGTAGACAGTGATTTTGTCAACGATATCGCCCTCGTCGATCTCACCAGGGGGAGTACCATCATACTCTGTTCCGTTAAGATCGTCTTCCGAATCAGCGATGCTATTACTGTTGATTGTGAGCGAATCGCCGACAGTCCACGGATCAGAGTTATCAGACACATCCACTGGCGTTGCGTTTGGTTGGATATAGTCTGAAACGCTGCCATTCTCCGCTTCAACGTAGATCGAGTCGGTATTACCCGCATCAATCACCTGTACAGTAACGTATTCGCCATTTTCATTGAAGTCGACACCTGCGTTGGCAGACTCGCTCATGTTGCCCATGTCGAGCACGAAGGCGGCGATCACGGCCGCGAGGATGACAGTAATTGCCACCATTAGTATCACTCCGATGACAGGTGATACTGCTCTCTCATTTTCCGCTCCGACCAACTTCGATTTGACTTGCTTAAGATCCATTTTAGAAGTTATTGGAAATTAAGCATCCCAACTTGCAACAACTTGTTCTTCACCGCCAACTTCGCCGTAGACGGTAATACTACTAAGATTTCCACTCAGGGAAGTACCACTGTAATCCCCAGTGCCAAGGCCGCTACTATTACTATGCAATGTGCCAGAGTCCCCGACAGTCCACGGATCCTTCGTGTCTCCGTTACTTGCATTGATGTATGTGGTGGTGCTATCATTCTCGACCTCGACGTAGATCGAATCAGTGTTCCCTCATCGATCACTTGTACCGAAACCTCGTCTCCACTTTCGCCGAAGTCAACACCAGCATTGGCGGACTCGCTCATGTTGCCCATGTCGAGCACGAAGGCGGCAATCACAGCTGCGAGGATGACAGTAATTGCCACCATCAGAATGACTCCGATGACGGGTGATACTGCTCGTTCACTATCGCTTCCAACCAGTTTGTTTTGGTACGGTTTCAAATCCATGTTTGTTATCCATCGGCTATGAACGGTGAGAAAGCTTATCTCCCGCCTCAGCAAAGCAAGGCGTGCGGACCAAAGGGATTGGAACCAACCTCGCGTCCCCGCTTTCTCGTGCGTCGTCACCGATGCTAATAGCACCGAAGCGGTCAGTTGTATATATAGGTAAGGGATAGTGAAATTCTGTGAACGATGAAAGACTTTCAGAAGTGAGAATCAGAGGGTGCTATCGGGGTTCCAGCATCCCCTTGAAGCCACGCAGTCATGCGATCACCAGATTCATGCAGAAAATGATAGGAATGTGCCATCTCGAGTAAACTCTATTATCTGCATACCCACGACACGTTCATCTCCGAGCGCGCTCGCAAGAGCCGACGATCCACCGGCGTATAGTGACGCGTGAAATGCGGTCGAAGACTACTGACGGGTTATGACCGACGCGAGCTGTCCCAGTAAAGGACTCAAGTACGATCGCCTCGGCACTGGATCTCCCCGCGGCCGCATCCGTCCGTGGCTTGATGGGGTGCCCCCGACGCTGCCAACGTGATCGACCCACTATCGGACGGTCGATACGGAGTATCAGGCCAGTTGCCGCCAGCCTCACTCGGGAGTTCAGTCGAACAGCGTCTCGGCCGTCGTGGTATCGACCAGTGTGGCGTAGTCATCCTCGCAGAGACCGTCGCGAACGTCGGCAGTGGGAACGCATTCCGCAGTGATCCTGTGGCTGGGCGTCTCGGCACTTGTATCGGGTATGGAATACCCAGACGCGCTCGTGGCCGTCAAAATTCGCTTCAATGGCCCGATAACGAGGGTGACCGAGTCCGAGACGTGGATGTACGTGAACAGTGTATTGCGCTGAGTGTGAAATTCCCCGGCGTCCTCGAGTCCGGCTATAGTAGCCACTGAAAGTCATTGCATACCTAATCGCATGACAACTGTGCGATCAGCGTGTAAATCGTTTCAGTAGCTACTATATTTTCACCGGTTGCGGTGACTGTTTCGGCCATACCACTGTGTCATCATCAGTCCGTAAAACAGTCCAGGGCGTGTCTGGGAAGCGCTGTTCATCGATCGCCGTCACGTAGTCGACGACTGTACCGCGGCATCGCTGCTATCGGACATCGGATCTCGAACCTCGAGACGGGCCAGCACGCTGGTGCTGGTATTCCCAAAAGACAGTTCGCGGGCAGTCTCGAGCGATCGGTGTCGCTACCGGTGGTTCGCCGTCTATGGTGGGTGGAGTGCCTCTGACAGCCTACGGCTGCGCGGCCATCAATCGCGATCGCAGCCGATCTCAGGCTGGTATCTAGTATACAAAACATTAATAAACGTGTTCTGGATTTGAACCGCGATCGAGTCGACTTCCGTTGACTTGAATCGACTACTGACTCCCAGTGGCCGTAATCGTCTGACGCACGTCCGCCATCCGTCAGCAAAGTATCGAGGGAGTTATTTAGGGCGTCGTTGGCGATTGATATATGTCAAGGTCAG
This genomic stretch from Natrinema sp. SYSU A 869 harbors:
- a CDS encoding Mn2+/Fe2+ transporter, translated to MSSEKDSEIGETTFGIIAIFTTIGVVGVAMTNEGGTFVTWFWMGIGLAATCLLYRLVIIAERILDTT
- a CDS encoding type IV pilin N-terminal domain-containing protein, which produces MDLKQVKSKLVGAENERAVSPVIGVILMVAITVILAAVIAAFVLDMGNMSESANAGVDFNENGEYVTVQVIDAGNTDSIYVEAENGSVSDYIQPNATPVDVSDNSDPWTVGDSLTINSNSIADSEDDLNGTEYDGTPPGEIDEGDIVDKITVYGEVGNELQVIATWEA
- a CDS encoding type IV pilin N-terminal domain-containing protein, coding for MDLKPYQNKLVGSDSERAVSPVIGVILMVAITVILAAVIAAFVLDMGNMSESANAGVDFGESGDEVSVQVIDEGTLIRSTSRSRMIAPPHTSMQVTETRRIRGLSGTLAHCIVIVAALALGITVVLP